CCCCGCGCTTTGTCCGGCGGGCGGCGCAGACCGCCGCTTCCTCCGGCCGCCATGGGGACGGGCCCCGGCGTCTCCGGGCGCCGCGCGGCCTCCAGGCCGGGCCCCGGGCTGCCCTGTCCGGCGGAGGGTCGCGCCCGCGACGGCGAAGGCCAGGTACGGGGTgtgggcggcggggcgggggtgcgCGCGACCGCCCGCCCCTGGGGATGTTTCCCCACCCTGCGACCGAAGGGCCCCGGGGCGGCGAGGTGGCCCGCCAGCCcttagccttttgtgtctggggCTGCCTCCCGACTCACCTGTGGGTGCCAGGCCCTGCGCTGGGGCCCCAGCTCCCCGTCCTTCCTCCGTCcaggccctgcccaccctccccccatccccgctCCAGCCTCTGGCtggtgtgtgagtggggaagtcTGACTTCTGGTGCCCCATCCCCACCGTGCTCCCCAACGGGCCCCCTCTGTTATTCGTAAAGCTGGAGTCCACTCACTGCCTTTGGAGGTGCTGGGTGATCTGGCTGTTCCATCCGGTGGGCTCTCCTCTCGGTGGGTTGAGTCCCGGGAACTTTTTTCCTGGgaccctgctgcccctcccccactggcaggGGTGGTGCCGCTCTCAGAGGGTGGCTGTGGTGGGCAACAAGGAGGTGGAGAATAGGCACCTCGGTCTGAGAGAAGGTCCAAGAGTCTGGCTTTGGGAAGGGGCTGCCCTGTTTTAGCGCAGGGGAGACCCTCGCTTCCAGAGGGAGCTGCGGACATCCAGCAGTTTGGTGGGGATGGAGGTacgagaaggggtgggggagcagatTCAGAGCAAGGGGCCTCTGCTCACCCCAGTCTGAGCCTCCCAGTTGGGCTTGTGGTTCTCTCTGGGGGCTCCTGGAAGCCGTCATCAACCAGACTCATTGAATTAAGTAAAGAAACACCCACCTGGTTCAGATCCTGGGCCTGACCCTCACATGCCCCTGGTGTCCCTGagcctgggggctgctggggggaTGGAAGCAGAACAGATCACCATGGCGGAGGGGCACTGGCTCCCATCACCATTAGTAGTGGTAGTAGTTAGTAGTAACGGGAGGAGGAGCGGTGGTGGTGTTcaccagagcccagcacagagctgggaagtGAATCCTCCTGAGCCTCAGGGAGACCAGTGCCTCCACAGGGCGGGcgcctagtaggtgctcaataaatgtttgtggaatgctGAATCTGCTATCGGGAGTGACTCTGTGTACAATCTGCCGCCCGTACGTTAGATTGGTTTAAAAACAGGATTGTGGCAGAGAGCCAGGGATTTGGGCTGGAGGGGTCCCGGAGGCCCTCCGCAGGACTCTTCGAACCTCGCATGGCCCCTGCCATGTCACCTCCCACCCACTATGAGACTAGGGCCTGGGTAACCCGCAGGTCCGCAGTCCCACCGCTCTGTGCCTGGGCGCCAGCAAAATGAAGCCAGCGGGGAAATCACAAGAGGcctggaaggggtgggaggggccaTCTGTGCCAGGCCGGCTGCCAGGCTGGATGCAGAGGCGGGGGATGGCCGCCTGGCTGGCAGACTGCGGGGCTCCTCGGGAAGAAGGGGCTGAAGTGGGGTGGGtgccttcctcccccccccccccagtcattGTCAAGAGGAGATGCTTgcagctggtggggggaggggcgggggaggggggtccagAATCTGCAAAGCCAGGGCTGATGTCTGTCAGCCATGCAGGCAGAGCCATGGCGGAGGATAGCGGTTTTCACACTGTTTGGGAGTAGGTGAAGTGAAGGTAGAAACAGCTGCGCTGGCTGAGGGgcgcccctcacccctgcccaaaGCCCCACGGACACACTTGAAGACCGCTGAGAAGGATGTGGGAGTTGGGCGCATGTGGCGCTCAGGCTGCCTTCGGGAGTCTGGGCCATCATGTCCACGCCCCGCCGCTCACCCAGGGCCCAGCCCTGGAAACGTCAGACCCCCTGGAGCCAGAGGAGTCCCCAGTCTGCCCCCTGCTGGCTGTCGTTTCTCTGCCCACGTTTTTGggtgttcttgttttgttttgttttctctctgacGGAGGCCTAGGAGGCCACAGGAGCCCAAGCAGGCAGCATCAAACTATGActgcttccctcttctctctgtagCACTCCCCCACCGGCCGCCCGACTGCTGCCCCCGGGCCGGCTTCCCCcgctcctctctcccttcttagCCACCCAAGAGATAGACGGTATGAATATGCTGGACATCTAGGCTCTGGAGCTACACACGCTGGGCTCAAGTCCCGGCTCCACTGGCTGTGTGACGCCCAACAAGTTACTCGCAACCTCCCTGAGTCccactttcctcctctgtaaaataggggcAGTCGTAGCTCCTGCCTCCTCGGGGGAGGGGCCCTCTGTGCGGCCCCAGGCACACGGTGACCCCGAGTTGCAGCGATCAGACTTGTTCTTCCTCCCTTTGATTACTTTCTCTGCTGTCTGTCCTCACCCTGTCTGTCACCTTGAAAATCTCTGATGGGGCTCTCCCCAGACAAAACTCTTCAGTGACCCTGCATCACCCTGATTAGTAGACCGAACAAGTATTCACTGAGTGGCTAGGACCTGAGCTAGGGCAGTGAGTCGGACAGACTAAAATCACTGTCCTTGCAGGGCTGGCGAGCTGGAGAGGCACCAAAGTGAAACAGGCTGGTCCACCGCGGAAAGGACACCGAGGGCACAGAGAGTGTGGAGGGGCATTGACTTTAAAGCACTGTTgttgtttcttaagtttatttatttatttttgagagggagagtgcaagagCATTCCAGCCGAGGGAGTGGCAGGTGGTCAGGGCTCAGAGGCAGCGAGTCGGGGTCGCcagggggcagtggggagcaggGTGAGCCAGGacgggagggcagggcaggggggcccCTGCAGTCACCATACGGGACTCTGCCCTTTCCTGGAGTGAGATGGGAAGCCATCGAGGGTTCTGAGGAGGTGAATGTGACTCCTGGTTGAGCAGGGGCCACTCTGGCTGCTCACGGAGATGATGCTCAGGGcaggtggaagcagggagaccggTTATGAGGTCACTGTTGGAATCCCACTGGGAGGTGACCGGGACGGCCACCGGGGGCAGCAGTGGGCTAATGAGCCTGGCCTGGTTGAAGCCACAGCTATTGAAGGGAGAGCTGCAAGCGTCGTCCCGTCGACCCATCGACTGGATGGGGGTGTAACAGAACGGTCAGAGGTGACCCCAGGGATTTGGGCCTAATGTATTCATTCCCTAGGGCTGCGGTGACAGTGAACCCCGATTGCGTGGGAAGTTTATTCTCCACATATGGAGAGCCACACAGTGTAGTCTAAGCCAGTTGCCTCATTCCCACGTgtccctgtttctgtctctcctcttcttgtGTGAGGACCCCAGTCACAGGATTACCCCATACGCCGCTTGGTGACAGactccagcatgacctcatcttaactaaagGCATCTGCAAtaaccctatttctaaataaggtcacattctgagggacCCGGGGTTAGGCCTTGACCTGTTTGAGGGACGCAATTCAGCCCATACTCCCATGCAGCTGGAAGGCACTGCCATTGACTGAGGTGCAGGGAGCTGCAGGTGGCAGTCTGGCAGCACACGAGAGGACGTGGGCAGTGGGAGGCGCTTCTCGGAACCCAAGGGGGGTATGGAGAAGGTTGGTCTGGTGTCCTGGGTGAGGACCTGACTGAAGATTTACCTCCGGGAGCCCTCGGCACGTAGATGGCTTTTCGGGTCACGAGACTGGCTGAGTCCCCAGGGGTATGGGATGCGGATAAACGTGAGCAGGAGGCAGGCAAGGGAGCCGAATGCTGCGGGGGAAGCTGCAGAACATGGGGTCCTGGGGCCCACGGAGGAGACGGTGTGCAAGAGACCACCTGTGGCAGTGCTGGGTCCTACGCGTGGACTTAGAaacatggtgggggggagggagtgctCCTGggtgttggttaagtgtccaacttcagctcaggtcatgatctcacggtgtgtgggtttgagccccacatcaggctctgcgcctgcttggggttctctctcaatctctctctctctccccccaccccaaataaataaataaactaaaaaaaaaaccaaaaaacagttattaaaaaaaagaaaacatggtggGGGCCCAAGATGggagagggtctgagagagaagggaagaattagaaaatctTCAGTTGCAACCGTCGTAGTCTTGTTTGATTTAGGCAGACGTCACCAGTGGATGTGAAAACCCTGGAGTGTGAGATTGCCGGGAACAGGATGTCTCGAAGTTATCTCCCCACGGGCTACTTATTcattacagagagaaaaagggcctTTACGCAGTACCGCGAGGCCCCCAAGGGATCCAGCCACACTGATGGGCGCACTGACGAGGGCACAGTCCACTCTCTCGTGTCGTTGCCCCAAATGCTCAGCCCGAAACCATCCAAGGACCTCCAGAAAGATCCCCGTGGAGGGGCTTTCTCCCAGACTGCTGGCTTGAATGCTTCAAAAACGTCAGtgtgatgaaagaaaaaacaaaaaggacagagAACTCTTTCTTAAAGGGATAAACAGATACAAACGAACGCATGCGCGAATCCTGAATTGGCTCCCGTATGGGGAAAAAAGCTATAAAGGCCATTGTTCAGACAGCGGACCTTAGACGGATCATATACCAGCGTTCAGTTTCCCGAGGGTGCCCATTGTTTTGGGGGTTTGTAGGAGAACGCCCGCGCCCTTCGCCAGGGGAGAGGTAGGTGACAGAGAAGGCCAGTGTGACAAAATGTTCGTGACGGGGGAAGGTAGAAGGGTGTGTGGATGTCATTGTACCGTTCTTACAgttttctgtaggtttgaaacatttaaaaatggaaagtcaGGGAAAATAAGGTAACAAGTACTGGGAGGGAAAAGTAGGAAGTGGTCAGGATGGAGACCTGTTTCACCGGGCTTTGCAGAAAGGGAACGGGGAAAGGGAGCCGCAGATGGGAAAGAACCTGTCTTGAGCCAATAGACGCGGAGCCTGACACtataggggaggggagggctcgCTGGGAGGTGGCTGGGACCGGAGCACGGTGACGCCCCCAGTGTGGGGCAGGCGGGTGGACGTgttgggctggggtgggggcaggggacaagGAAAGTAGGAAGCGGAGGGGTCAGAGGTAGGCTGTGGGAGCCggagggcagaggagaaaatgggacAGTTATCCACAGGGATGGGGGAGAACGTGTACAGGGTGATACGGTAAATACAGTAAATACTGGTGTGTGCGGGGGGAAGGGTACTGCCTGATCACCCAGACTGCCAGCACCTGTGCCTAAGTCCCCTAGAACCCCCTTCGTCCCATGTGAGGTTGGCCATGCAGGGGCCAGACAGGTCACAGAACTAGAGCAGAGGGTCTGGAGGGGAGGACAGGAAGGGCTTGCCGGTTCCAACACTGAGCTGGCAGAAGCAAATGGCAGCCTTGAGCATTTTGGGGTGCCCTTCCTGCCTGCATCCCAGGAAGAGACCCTGGTAGCAACAGCCTCGTGGTTCCTTACAGGAAGTCTCCCCTCCACGATCTGTTCCTCGAGGGCAGGGATCTGCTTTTCTCTGCACCCCTCAGAATGGAACCACGGTGGAGTTTGGGAAAGGTCTGCAGAGTGAATTCGTCAGCACAGGGCACCCTGTGGGGAATGGACGGTTGGAAAATGAAGAGCAGCCCTCGGACGGACCGCAACCCCACTTGTGCACTGCAGTGGTCGGGCCACAGGCCCGCCTGCCTGACCCTCTAAGGGGGCCCAGCCCGACccacctttccctccttccccacaagGTATGCCACCACGCTGACTGCCAGCAGCTGCACCGCCGGGGGCCCCTCAACCTCTGCGAGGCCTGTGACAGCAAGTTCCACAGCGCCATGCATTATGATGGGCACATCCGCTTCGACCTGCCTCCCCAAGGTGAGCGTGGGTAGGGACTCCAGCCGGGCGCGTAGGGTTCCCAGAGCAGCCCTGAACTCCCTGTTTAGGGGCACGGTGTCTTGGTAGCTGTTGGAGCTGTGACGGGCCATCAGAAGGAcaagagttggggcacctgggtggctcagttggttaagcggccgacttgactcaggtcatgacctcacggtctgtgagtttgagcctcgcgtcgggttctgtggtgatggctcagagcctggtgcctgctttggattctgtgcctccctctctctccacacctcccctgctcgcactctctctctctctcgaaaataaataaacataagaaaaagaagaacaagagtTAACTGTAAATCATGAAACCCAAGTACGTTGTGGCTCCTTCTGTGCTACAAGtttttaaacaagagaaaagGTTGGGGACTGTGCCCCATGTTGAGAGCAGGCCTGTCTCTTCCGGGTTCTGGGTCCTTGTTGGGTCTGCACATCCCATACCTGCTCCTGCCTTTCGCCCCGGGCCAGCATGGAAAAGgcccctttcttttcctcaggGTAGGGGACTGCTGGGCAAATCCTCCAGCCAGGCTGCTGGCGAGCAGGGGCCGTGGGGGTGGATGTGGGCAGGTCAGAAGGAGCTTGTAGAAAGGAACCAGAAACCCTCCTGCTGAGTGGGGACCTGGCCCAGGCCCAGCACCAACTGGCTGTGCTGGGGTGACTTACAGGCATCTGAGCCTGGCCAGAAATGCCAACCCTGTGTCTCCATTTTTAGCTGGTCAGATGGACAGAAGGACTCTCCCCCTCTGCCAAGGCCCCCTGGGACTCTGGGTGTGTTCACAGTGGTGGGGAGGTTGTGTGGAGAGGAGGCCTGAGAGAAGGAGCCGTAGAGTTTGGTTCCTTCCTGCAACAATCCCAGAGGCAGAGCTTccttatccctattttatagaagGGTAGACTGAGGCCACAGGTTTGGGGGCAGGGCATCACCTGGGGTGTCATCCCAGGGTGCTTGTGTCTTTTTGAGTCTAGGGATGGATGGGTGATCAGCAGTGACTGAGCCCCTCTCTGCACAGACCTGAAGGGCCCTagtttgttgggggtggggggttcccAGGACTGGTAGCAGGCTAAGAAGGCAGCCAGGGAGGGAATAGGCATGACCTTTCCTCCCACTTTACCCCAAAGGCTCTGTTCTGGCCAGAAACGTGTCTACCCGGTCATGCCCCCCACGCACCAGCCCTGCAGCAGacttggaggaggaagaggaaagctcTCTGGATGGCAAAGGGTAGGTGGGCAAAGCGGACACCTGAGGGATCCCAAGGCTGGATCTCAGATCAGAGATCCAGGGACAAGAGGCTTCAGAACACCCGACTGGAGACCCCTCCGTGCCCCTGTGGATGCCCTGATTCCTGGAGGAAGCTGCCCAGCCTGGGCCAGCCTCCAGCCTGGCGCAGGCAGACTCCTGTCTAGGTACCACTGGGTGTGGCTCCTGGGTTGACCACCAGAGGGCACTCAGCCCCTTGTGGGCCCTGGCCTGCCTGAGCTGCACCTGAGTTAGTTATCTGATCGCCTGGGGTGAGCAGAGAGTGGGCAGCCGGGGCCTGTTCACATCCCGCCCTGGTGAGGGCCTACCCGTGCCTCCAACCTCTGCCCTCTGTCCTGCAGGGACCGGAAGAGCACAGGCCTGAAACTCTCCAAGAAGGCAAGGAGGAGACACACAGATGTAAGGAGCCCCTGGGCTGTCAGGGGGGTTCCTGTCAGCCCCTGCCCTTCCTGGGCCCTTTCCTTTCCATCCCCAAGACTGGGCCTGTCTGCTCTGAGCTCCAGGACCAGGAACGGGGCCTGGAGTGAGTgggtccctccctgcccaccctgccctgccGCCCACTACTATCCACCTTAGCTGGATGGGAGATGCCACAGGAACACCTCCCTTGGGCAAGAGGGACACTGGGCACCTCCTTGGGACCGAGGCAGGCTGGGGAGATCCCTGGGTTCACTCCCATGCTGGCGTTCCCATCCTGCACCCCGGTAGCGGGGGAGGCGCCGAGACAAGGGGTGCAGAAGCTGAGACCCACACCCTTTCAGGACCCCAGCAAGGAGTGCTTCACCCTGAAGTTTGACCTGAATGTAGACATTGAGACAGAGATCGTACCAGCCATGAAGAAGAAGTCGCTGGGGTAGGGCTTGGTGGGGCCGAGGCAGGGGGAGTGGGGCCGGGGGTGCGGGTGGCTCCTTGCAGGCAtaactgtgtgtgtctgtgtggtggCCGGTGAGTGAGCGGACCCACCCATGGATTTCAACACGTGTGCGCATGGCCCAGTTCCTGGATGTGGACCAGCACGTGACAGTGTCCACCCTGGTGGCAGACACGGAAGCGGGAGGGCATGGGAGCACTGGTTTGTGTGTCGACCCATGTGGGAGCGTGCGAACCTCTGTAGGCAgctgtgtgtgcacgcacacctGTGTGTCCTCGTACCTGTGTGTGATCCTGCGGGTGGCTCCCTTTCCCACTGGTAAGGTGGGGTGGAGCTGGAGCTGGGCATAGGGTGGGGGTTCGTGTGCCTGCCCCCTAACGGCCACCCCTCCCATcctggggcagggaggtgctGCTGCCGGTATTTGAAAGGAAGGGCATCACGCTGGGCAAGGTGGATATCTACCTGGACCAATCCAACACGCCCCTGTCCCTCACCTTTGAGGCCTACAGGTTCGGGGGACACTACCTGCGGGTCAAAGGTGAGCAGTTAACCTGGCAGGTGGGGCGGCTGGGGCCTGACGGGGCCTCCCGGAGATGGCTGCTTCTTCCCAGGCTCAGATTCCCATTGGCCATGGCCCTGAGCTGGCTCATTACCATACAGGTGTCTCTGCTGGGCCCTGGCAATGGGTGCTGGCAGGGCGGGGCCTCAGGGGAGGGCAGCTAGGCCTTGGTTGGGATCCAGGAGAGAGAGGTCTTGGGTTCCCTTCTCCACCGGGCCTGGATGCTGAGGACCTCTCCTTGCCCCCTACTGCTGCCCCAGCCAAACCGGGGGACGAGGGGAAGGTGGAACAGGGAGTGAAGGACTCCAAATCCCTGAGTCTGCCAATCCTGCGGCCAGCCAGGGCCGGGCCCCCCTCCTTGGAGCGCGTGGAACCCCAGAGCCGCCGGGAGAGCCTGGATATCCTGGTGAGGGGCTGtgtcagggctgggggcagggagggacctTAGAGGGGAGGTCAGCTGGGCCCCTCACCTCTTGGGATTTAATTTCCCCTTCTAGAAAATAGGGGTGGCTCTGAGGATAGGGAGCCCCAAGAGAATGGGTCTTGCCTCTGAGAGTCTGCTAATGcctgaggagtgtgtgtgtgtgtgtgtgtgtgtgtgtgtgtgtgtatccatttgGAGCTGTGTTTATAAGCTGTGCATCTAAGTGTGCCTGTGACTGTGTGGTgcttggggctgggggctgggcggTGGTCCAGCTACACCTGTGCCTGGATCTTCAGCCCCCAGAGCATCTACGGGTCCTAGAAGAGGTGGCATCCCAGGGCGGGGGGTGCAGAGACCCTCCCACGTCTCAGCTTCCCCGAGGTCCAGGAAACCCACCGTGGGGTAGGGGGGGGGTGTGAGGGTCAGGGGGGCCCTGGCCTTGATCGCCCTCTCCCGGCCAGGCCCCTGGCCGCCGCCGAAAGAACATGTCGGAGTTCCTGGGGGAGACGAGCATCCCTGGGCAGGAGGCCCCCACGCCTTCCAGCTGCTCTCTGCCCAGTGGTAGCAGTGGTGGCAGCGACAGCTGGAAGAACCGGGCGGCCAGTCGCTTCAGTGGCTTCTTCAGCTCGGGCCCCAGCACCAGCGCTTTGGGCCGGGTATGTGGTCCCGtgggccctggggcagggtggCTGGCGAGCCCGTCCCCTGACCCCAGCTGTGGGTCTCCTTCCAGGAGGTAGACAAGATGGAGCAGCTGGAGGGCAAGCTGCACGCCTACAGCCTCTTTGGGCTGCCGCGGCTGCCCCGCAGGCTGCGCTTCGACCACGACTcatgggaggaggagggggacgaggaggaggaggaggaggaggaggaggacgccTGTCTGCGGCTGGAAGACAGCTGGCGGGAGCTCATTGATGGGCCTGAGGTGGGTACAGCCGCggcccttcctcccttcccttcaggGCAAGGGGACACTTCCAAGGACCCAGTGACAAGGTGCTCTACAAGGTGTTCCCCACCAGgctgtggggaaactgaggcgagGAACATGCGGTGTGCCGCTTGGCTGTTTTAGTGGTGGAGGAGGGTGCAGAACTTGGGGGACCTCATGTTTCCACGGGGAAAAGGAGGTTGCCTGCAAGGTGGCTCACCCCCTCCCGGGTCATCCGGGCACACTCTGGGACTCCTGGCCAACCTCCTGCACTTCCCACAGAAGCTGTCCCGGAGGCAGTGCCACCAGCAGGAGGCGGTGTGGGAGCTCCTGCACACAGAAGCCTCCTACATTAAGAAACTGAGGGTGATCACCAACGTGAGTGTGGGTCCgcaccctgcctccctgccccccagggccTCCCTCTGGGGGCCCCTGAACAGAGTTTGGGGCTTTGCAGAAGAACAGGGGAAAGAAAGCTTTGGGCAAGTTTGCCAAGTTAGCTGAGCACTAGGCTCACTCTTGCACTCGTTCATTCAGCCACTGTCTCtgaacacctgctgtgtgccaggtgcccAGCAGCCCACACCCGGCCTGTGGAAGtggagtgtgagtgtgtgtgtgtgtgtgtgtgtgtgtgtgtgtgtacttcacCCTGGGGAGAGCACCTATCTTTGGCTTGGGGTTCAGGAAGAACTCCTTAGCTGAAACTTGGGGCCGAGCCAGGACAGAGCTGGAGGAGAGAGTTCCAGGTGTCACTGCAAGGCCAGTCTCCCAGAGCTTTCCCTCCAGGTGGGGACGAGGCAGGATGAACCCCCGGTGGGCCGTGGAGGTCGGGCCTTTTCTGAAGGGGTGAACCGTCTCTGTCCCAAGCTGTTTCAGGGCTTCCTGGGAGGGGTAAGGGGTAGAGGGGAGCCTAacagcctgggggcgggggggcgtcGGGACTGGGACGCCCCCCCAGCTGcagcgccccctgcccccacagctgTTCCTCTGCTGCCTCCTGAACCTGCAAGAATCCGGGCTGCTGTGTGAGGTGAGGTGCggccccggggggcggggcctgccgctgggggcggggcgggggcgggacaTAAGGATGGAGCCGGAGGGGCGGGGCCCGGCCCGGGGCGTGGCCGAGCGCACCTCCCGCCCCTTCAGGTGGAGGCCGAGCGCCTGTTCAGCAACATCCCCGAGATCGTGCGGCTGCACCGCGGACTGTGGGGCAGCGTGATGGTGCCGGTGCTGGAGAAGGCGCGGCGCACGCGGGCGCTGCTGCAGCCCGGGGACTTCCTCAGAGGCTTCAAGATGGTACGGGCCGGGCCGGACACAGGGGGGGGACACCGCGGCAGGGCTAGGGCGCCGATCCCGTCTGCCCACCACCCCAGCCTCCCCGCGACCCTGGCGCCACGTGACCCCTAGTGGTCGGAGGCAAGGAATTCCGAGGCGGTCGCCCGGGTTTGAACCCCACCTGGCCATCTGCCCTTTCCGTCTGGCGGAAGTTCAGCCTGGGGTGGTCGCGAAAGTGCGGTGAGGGAGGGCTCGTGAGGCTCCCGGCGCAGGGCCTGGCCGCGGAGAGCGCGCAGTAACCGTGCCTGTTCCGTCCCGGGCCAGTTCGGCTCCCTCTTCAAGCCCTACATCCGATACTGTATGGAGGAGGAGGGCTGCATGGAGTACATGCGCGGCCTGCTGCGCGACAACGACCTCTTCCGGGCATACGTCACGGTGAGGAAGGGCCGGGGCGCAGGACAGTTGGGCCCACCGGAGCAGCAGGTGCACtgggggcgggcggcgggcgtGGCCTGGGACCCTGGGGCGGGGCGCGCCCTGAGCCGCGTCCCCGCCTGCGCCGCAGTGGGCCGAGAAGCATCAGCAGTGCCAGCGGCTGAAGCTGAGCGACATGCTGGCCAAGCCCCACCAGCGGCTCACCAAGTACCCGCTGCTGCTCAAGTCAGTGTTGAGGAAGACCGACGAGCCGCGCGCCAAGGAGGCCGTCGTCACCATGGTAACCGGGGAGGCGCGCGCGCGGGGTCCCTCCGCAGCTCACGGCCGCCCCCAGACCCTGGCCCTGAACCTGCCATCGCCTGCCCGCCCTGCAGATCGACTCGGTGGAGCGCTTCATCCACC
Above is a window of Panthera uncia isolate 11264 chromosome C1 unlocalized genomic scaffold, Puncia_PCG_1.0 HiC_scaffold_4, whole genome shotgun sequence DNA encoding:
- the PLEKHG5 gene encoding pleckstrin homology domain-containing family G member 5 isoform X2 — encoded protein: MGTGPGVSGRRAASRPGPGLPCPAEGRARDGEGQVCHHADCQQLHRRGPLNLCEACDSKFHSAMHYDGHIRFDLPPQGSVLARNVSTRSCPPRTSPAADLEEEEESSLDGKGDRKSTGLKLSKKARRRHTDDPSKECFTLKFDLNVDIETEIVPAMKKKSLGEVLLPVFERKGITLGKVDIYLDQSNTPLSLTFEAYRFGGHYLRVKAKPGDEGKVEQGVKDSKSLSLPILRPARAGPPSLERVEPQSRRESLDILAPGRRRKNMSEFLGETSIPGQEAPTPSSCSLPSGSSGGSDSWKNRAASRFSGFFSSGPSTSALGREVDKMEQLEGKLHAYSLFGLPRLPRRLRFDHDSWEEEGDEEEEEEEEEDACLRLEDSWRELIDGPEKLSRRQCHQQEAVWELLHTEASYIKKLRVITNLFLCCLLNLQESGLLCEVEAERLFSNIPEIVRLHRGLWGSVMVPVLEKARRTRALLQPGDFLRGFKMFGSLFKPYIRYCMEEEGCMEYMRGLLRDNDLFRAYVTWAEKHQQCQRLKLSDMLAKPHQRLTKYPLLLKSVLRKTDEPRAKEAVVTMIDSVERFIHHVNACMRQRQERQRLAAVVSRIDAYEVVEGSNDEVDKLLKEFLHLDLTAPIPGASPEETRQLLLEGSLRMKEGKDSKMDVYCFLFTDLLLVTKAVKKAERTKVIRPPLLVDKIVCRELRDPGSFLLIYLNEFHSAVGAYTFQASGQALCRGWVDAIYNAQNQLQQLRTQEQPGSQPHLQSLEEEEDEEDEDEDEEEAGESSASAASSPTILRRSSNSLNSQHCASDGSTETLAMVVVEPGEPLSSPEFEGGPFSSQSDETSLGTTASSVTPTSELLPLGPVDGRSCSMDSAYGTLSPTSLRDFVAPAPVVEPAPQPPEVPQAPSPPPSPRLRRRTPVQLLPRPPHLLKSKSEASLLQLLSGATARGAPPAPSRSLSELCLAVTVSGTRTQGSPQEAGPSWVHRGAPSPGSGPKPSELEGRTRCPAGTPERPTRRSRELSLGASPRVQPEPHPGISAQHRKLTLAQLYRIRTTLLLNSTLTAS
- the PLEKHG5 gene encoding pleckstrin homology domain-containing family G member 5 isoform X1, coding for MGTGPGVSGRRAASRPGPGLPCPAEGRARDGEGQVCHHADCQQLHRRGPLNLCEACDSKFHSAMHYDGHIRFDLPPQGSVLARNVSTRSCPPRTSPAADLEEEEESSLDGKGDRKSTGLKLSKKARRRHTDDPSKECFTLKFDLNVDIETEIVPAMKKKSLGEVLLPVFERKGITLGKVDIYLDQSNTPLSLTFEAYRFGGHYLRVKAKPGDEGKVEQGVKDSKSLSLPILRPARAGPPSLERVEPQSRRESLDILAPGRRRKNMSEFLGETSIPGQEAPTPSSCSLPSGSSGGSDSWKNRAASRFSGFFSSGPSTSALGREVDKMEQLEGKLHAYSLFGLPRLPRRLRFDHDSWEEEGDEEEEEEEEEDACLRLEDSWRELIDGPEKLSRRQCHQQEAVWELLHTEASYIKKLRVITNLFLCCLLNLQESGLLCEVEAERLFSNIPEIVRLHRGLWGSVMVPVLEKARRTRALLQPGDFLRGFKMFGSLFKPYIRYCMEEEGCMEYMRGLLRDNDLFRAYVTWAEKHQQCQRLKLSDMLAKPHQRLTKYPLLLKSVLRKTDEPRAKEAVVTMIDSVERFIHHVNACMRQRQERQRLAAVVSRIDAYEVVEGSNDEVDKLLKEFLHLDLTAPIPGASPEETRQLLLEGSLRMKEGKDSKMDVYCFLFTDLLLVTKAVKKAERTKVIRPPLLVDKIVCRELRDPGSFLLIYLNEFHSAVGAYTFQASGQALCRGWVDAIYNAQNQLQQLRTQEQPGSQPHLQSLEEEEDEEDEDEDEEEAGESSASAASSPTILRRSSNSLNSQHCASDGSTETLAMVVVEPGEPLSSPEFEGGPFSSQSDETSLGTTASSVTPTSELLPLGPVDGRSCSMDSAYGTLSPTSLRDFVAPAPVVEPAPQPPEVPQAPSPPPSPRLRRRTPVQLLPRPPHLLKSKSEASLLQLLSGATARGAPPAPSRSLSELCLAVTVSGTRTQGSPQEAGPSWVHRGAPSPGSGPKPSELEGRTRCPAGTPERPTRRSRELSLGASPRVQPEPHPGISAQHRKLTLAQLYRIRTTLLLNSTLTASEV